From Anomalospiza imberbis isolate Cuckoo-Finch-1a 21T00152 chromosome 6, ASM3175350v1, whole genome shotgun sequence, one genomic window encodes:
- the PCNX4 gene encoding pecanex-like protein 4 isoform X4, which translates to MRMGPDVPLLNDYKQEFFLKRFPQTVLGGPRFKLGYCAPPYIYVNQIILFLTPWLWGGVGTLLYQLGVMKDFCTAALSGGLMFLTALALQMTNLYAKQKTVTVERMQIQNTLTDEDEFEFSSCVDSETVKFIIPGKKYIINTVFHSLLAGVLCGLGTWYLLPNRITLLYSNIGGTVVIFVFGWVTICIGEYSLIINTATETATFQALDTYEITALMRPFYIFVFIAVDLAHREIQRVYLFGVFRNPFYPKDVRTVAVFMEKQRRLMKVGVVRRILLTLVSPFAMIAFLSLDHSLQNLHSVSVSIGFTRMFRMVWQNTENALLDMVVVSAAQMLVFNPDLWWNRSLDTGIKLLLVGLLRDRLFQFLSKLHFAIAILLTSWTEKKQRRRSSAALIALNVAFFPVLLALVAISALLSSPLLPLFTLPVFLVGFPRPLRSWPGPTGGTACVCSDTVYYRQLVPGLAAALQSALAAGGLGLSLPGSHYLCRFQDRLMWILVLEKGFTYCGVNIKGLELQETSCHAAEAHRVDEIFEMAFEHQENTRILSPNPHFGHILTPCTVVPVRLYSDARSVLSGIIDSHENLKHLKDDFVKVLVWMLVQYCYKKSKTWESPGSANKSKQGSFPENQHSGAVKGSRALREEDSFSVDTVEDWTDDSDIFDFEPSSRTRDRKEPRQLGLTPKVHLSIPGSIETQSQDFLQEMSPEDKLNRAVVLGLPAVDKGKQPEVLPRVEFSCSYSELLSIPEEWRTAPVPSSKVSEMRQRFPEEWYHFVLSQLDFFHLKEKPSSLLTDLMKDKALKDLYIHGVLSCFFGLFGLDNAVPAPRHVFRAYTGGIPWSAGLDWLTGKPELFQLALKAFRYTFKLMLDKASLGPVENFKELVNYLQEYESDWYIGLVSDLEWQQAVLQEKPYLFSLGHDPSMGIYTGRVLTLQELLVQVGKLNAEAVRGQWANLSWELLYATNDDEERYSIQAHPALLRNLTVQAADPPLGYPVYSSQLLQLPLF; encoded by the exons ATGAGGATGGGGCCAGATGTCCCCCTGCTCAATGACTACAAACAGGAGTTCTTCTTGAAGCGCTTCCCTCAGACTGTGCTGGGAGGTCCCCGGTTCAAATTAGGCTACTGTGCCCCTCCTTACATCTACGTGAACCAGATCATCCTTTTCCTGACACCATGGCTTTGGGGAGGAGTGGGAACACTCCTGTACCAGCTGGGAGTGATGAAGGACTTCTGCACCGCAGCGCTGTCAGGAGGACTCATGTTTCTTACTGCACTTGCTCTTCAGATGACAAACCTCTatgcaaagcagaaaacagtGACAgtagaaagaatgcaaattcaGAATACCCTGACAGATGAAGATGAGTTTGAATTTTCCAGCTGTGTAGATTCAGAGACAGTAAAATTTATTATTCCTGGCAAGAAGTACATAATCAACACTGTATTCCATTCCCTTCTGGCAGGGGTGTTGTGTGGGCTGGGAACTTGGTATTTGCTGCCAAACAGAATAACCTTGTTATATAGCAACATTGGAGGAACTGTTGTGATCTTTGTGTTTGGATGGGTGACCATATGTATAGGAGAGTATTCATTAATCATAAACACAGCCACTGAAACAGCCACTTTCCAAGCACTGGATACTTATGAAATCACTGCTCTTATGAGACCTTTCtacatttttgtctttattgCAGTGGATCTTGCACACAG AGAGATTCAGAGAGTGTACTTGTTTGGAGTCTTCCGAAACCCCTTTTACCCAAAGGATGTCAGGACTGTGGCTGTGTTCATGGAGAAGCAAAGAAGGCTAATGAAAGTTGGTGTTGTCAGGAGGATTTTACTAACACTAG TGTCTCCGTTTGCTATGATAGCATTCCTGTCACTTGACCATTCGCTACAAAACCTGCATTCCGTGTCTGTTTCCATTGGATTCACAAGGATGTTTAGGATg GTCTGGCAGAATACAGAAAATGCCTTACTAGACATGGTGGTTGTGTCAGCAGCACAGATGTTGGTGTTTAATCCAGACCTGTGGTGGAACAGGAGCCTTGATACTGGAATCAAACTCTTGCTG GTTGGTCTCCTGCGGGATCGGCTGTTCCAGTTTCTGTCCAAGCTGCACTTTGCCATCGCCATCCTCCTGACCTCGTGGACGGAGAAGAAGCAGCGCCGCAGATCCAGCGCCGCCCTGATCGCACTCAACGTCGCCTTCTTCCCCGTCCTGCTGGCCCTGGTGGCCATCTCGGCGCTGCTTTCCTCGCCCCTGCTGCCGCTCTTCACCCTGCCCGTGTTCCTGGTGGGCTTCCCCCGGCCGCTGCGGAGCTGGCCGGGTCCCACGGGCGGCACCGCCTGCGTCTGCTCCGACACCGTCTACTACCGGCAGCTCGTGCCCGGCCTGGCCGCAGCGCTGCAGTCCGCGCTGGCAGCCGGCGGCCTGG GTCTCTCTCTGCCTGGGTCGCATTACTTGTGCCGCTTTCAGGACAGGCTGATGTGGATATTGGTGCTAGAAAAAGGCTTCACATACTGTGGTGTTAACATTAAG GGGCTGGAACTGCAGGAAACATCCTGCCATGCTGCTGAAGCTCACAGAGTGGATGAAATTTTTGAAATGGCCTTTGAACATCAGGAGAACACAAGGATTCTGTCTCCCAATCCCCATTTTGGACACATCCTCACTCCCTGTACTGTTGTTCCTGTGCGGCTGTATTCTGATGCCAGGAGTGTGTTATCTGGAATAATTGATTCCCATGAGAATTTAAAGCACCTGAAAGATGATTTTGTTAAAGTGCTTGTATGGATGCTTGTCCAGTATTGTTATAAAAAATCCAAGACGTGGGAAAGCCCAGGCAGTGCCAACAAGAGCAAACAAGGATCATTTCCAGAAAATCAGCATAGTGGTGCAGTGAAAGGATCCAGAGCTCTGAGGGAAGAAGACAGCTTTAGTGTTGATACGGTGGAGGACTGGACTGATGATAGTGACATTTTTGATTTTGAACCCAGTAGCAGAACAAGAGACAGAAAAGAGCCCAGGCAGTTGGGACTGACACCAAAAGTGCACCTGTCTATTCCAGGGTCTATAGAAACACAGAGCCAAGATTTCCTACAAGAAATGTCACCAGAAGATAAATTGAACAGGGCTGTGGTGCTTGGGCTGCCTGCTGTGGACAAAGGGAAACAGCCAGAAGTTTTACCTCGTGTCGAATTCAGTTGCTCTTACTCGGAGCTGCTGAGCATCCCTGAAGAATGGAGAACAGCGCCAGTGCCTTCGTCCAAAGTCAGTGAAATGAGGCAGAGGTTTCCAGAGGAATGGTACCACTTTGTTTTGAGCCAACTGGACTTTTTTCATCTGAAAGAGAAGCCTTCCAGTTTACTCACAGACCTTATGAAAGATAAAGCTCTGAAAGACCTGTACATCCACGGGGTGCTGTCGTGTTTCTTTGGTCTGTTTGGCCTGGATAACGCCGTGCCTGCCCCTCGCCACGTCTTCAGGGCATACACTGGTGGCATTCCCTGGTCGGCTGGCTTGGACTGGCTAACAGGCAAGCCAGAGCTCTTCCAGCTGGCATTAAAAGCATTCAG GTACACCTTTAAACTTATGCTGGACAAAGCCAGCCTGGGCCCAGTGGAGAACTTCAAAGAGCTGGTGAATTACCTGCAGGAATACGAGAGCGATTGGTACATTGGCCTGGTGTCAGACCTGGAGTGGCAGCAAGCAGttctgcaggaaaagccatACCTGTTCTCACTGGGGCATGACCCAAGCATG GGAATTTACACAGGGCGAGTGCTCACTCTGCAGGAGTTGCTAGTCCAGGTGGGAAAGCTCAATGCTGAAGCTGTGCGAGGCCAGTGGGCCAACCTGTCCTGGGAGCTGCTCTATGCCACCAACGATGACGAGGAGCGCTACAGCATCCAGGCACACCCGGCCCTGCTGCGCAACCTGACCGTGCAGGCGGCCGACCCGCCCCTGGGCTACCCCGTCTACTCCtcgcagctcctgcagctgcctctctTCTAG
- the PCNX4 gene encoding pecanex-like protein 4 isoform X3 — translation MRMGPDVPLLNDYKQEFFLKRFPQTVLGGPRFKLGYCAPPYIYVNQIILFLTPWLWGGVGTLLYQLGVMKDFCTAALSGGLMFLTALALQMTNLYAKQKTVTVERMQIQNTLTDEDEFEFSSCVDSETVKFIIPGKKYIINTVFHSLLAGVLCGLGTWYLLPNRITLLYSNIGGTVVIFVFGWVTICIGEYSLIINTATETATFQALDTYEITALMRPFYIFVFIAVDLAHRFAVNAPILEQTNQILHILFLFLPFLWAMGILPPLDALVLWGMEQLLEFGLGGSPMSSNTKEIQRVYLFGVFRNPFYPKDVRTVAVFMEKQRRLMKVGVVRRILLTLVSPFAMIAFLSLDHSLQNLHSVSVSIGFTRMFRMVWQNTENALLDMVVVSAAQMLVFNPDLWWNRSLDTGIKLLLVGLLRDRLFQFLSKLHFAIAILLTSWTEKKQRRRSSAALIALNVAFFPVLLALVAISALLSSPLLPLFTLPVFLVGFPRPLRSWPGPTGGTACVCSDTVYYRQLVPGLAAALQSALAAGGLGLSLPGSHYLCRFQDRLMWILVLEKGFTYCGVNIKGLELQETSCHAAEAHRVDEIFEMAFEHQENTRILSPNPHFGHILTPCTVVPVRLYSDARSVLSGIIDSHENLKHLKDDFVKVLVWMLVQYCYKKSKTWESPGSANKSKQGSFPENQHSGAVKGSRALREEDSFSVDTVEDWTDDSDIFDFEPSSRTRDRKEPRQLGLTPKVHLSIPGSIETQSQDFLQEMSPEDKLNRAVVLGLPAVDKGKQPEVLPRVEFSCSYSELLSIPEEWRTAPVPSSKVSEMRQRFPEEWYHFVLSQLDFFHLKEKPSSLLTDLMKDKALKDLYIHGVLSCFFGLFGLDNAVPAPRHVFRAYTGGIPWSAGLDWLTGKPELFQLALKAFRYTFKLMLDKASLGPVENFKELVNYLQEYESDWYIGLVSDLEWQQAVLQEKPYLFSLGHDPSMGIYTGRVLTLQELLVQVGKLNAEAVRGQWANLSWELLYATNDDEERYSIQAHPALLRNLTVQAADPPLGYPVYSSQLLQLPLF, via the exons ATGAGGATGGGGCCAGATGTCCCCCTGCTCAATGACTACAAACAGGAGTTCTTCTTGAAGCGCTTCCCTCAGACTGTGCTGGGAGGTCCCCGGTTCAAATTAGGCTACTGTGCCCCTCCTTACATCTACGTGAACCAGATCATCCTTTTCCTGACACCATGGCTTTGGGGAGGAGTGGGAACACTCCTGTACCAGCTGGGAGTGATGAAGGACTTCTGCACCGCAGCGCTGTCAGGAGGACTCATGTTTCTTACTGCACTTGCTCTTCAGATGACAAACCTCTatgcaaagcagaaaacagtGACAgtagaaagaatgcaaattcaGAATACCCTGACAGATGAAGATGAGTTTGAATTTTCCAGCTGTGTAGATTCAGAGACAGTAAAATTTATTATTCCTGGCAAGAAGTACATAATCAACACTGTATTCCATTCCCTTCTGGCAGGGGTGTTGTGTGGGCTGGGAACTTGGTATTTGCTGCCAAACAGAATAACCTTGTTATATAGCAACATTGGAGGAACTGTTGTGATCTTTGTGTTTGGATGGGTGACCATATGTATAGGAGAGTATTCATTAATCATAAACACAGCCACTGAAACAGCCACTTTCCAAGCACTGGATACTTATGAAATCACTGCTCTTATGAGACCTTTCtacatttttgtctttattgCAGTGGATCTTGCACACAG GTTTGCTGTCAACGCACCCATTCTAGAACAGACAAACCAGATCTTGCAcatcctgtttctttttctgccatTCTTGTGGGCAATGGGAATTCTGCCCCCGCTTGATGCACTTGTTCTCTGGGGAATGGAACAACTCTTGGAGTTTGGACTAGGAGGTTCACCTATGTCAAGTAACACAAA AGAGATTCAGAGAGTGTACTTGTTTGGAGTCTTCCGAAACCCCTTTTACCCAAAGGATGTCAGGACTGTGGCTGTGTTCATGGAGAAGCAAAGAAGGCTAATGAAAGTTGGTGTTGTCAGGAGGATTTTACTAACACTAG TGTCTCCGTTTGCTATGATAGCATTCCTGTCACTTGACCATTCGCTACAAAACCTGCATTCCGTGTCTGTTTCCATTGGATTCACAAGGATGTTTAGGATg GTCTGGCAGAATACAGAAAATGCCTTACTAGACATGGTGGTTGTGTCAGCAGCACAGATGTTGGTGTTTAATCCAGACCTGTGGTGGAACAGGAGCCTTGATACTGGAATCAAACTCTTGCTG GTTGGTCTCCTGCGGGATCGGCTGTTCCAGTTTCTGTCCAAGCTGCACTTTGCCATCGCCATCCTCCTGACCTCGTGGACGGAGAAGAAGCAGCGCCGCAGATCCAGCGCCGCCCTGATCGCACTCAACGTCGCCTTCTTCCCCGTCCTGCTGGCCCTGGTGGCCATCTCGGCGCTGCTTTCCTCGCCCCTGCTGCCGCTCTTCACCCTGCCCGTGTTCCTGGTGGGCTTCCCCCGGCCGCTGCGGAGCTGGCCGGGTCCCACGGGCGGCACCGCCTGCGTCTGCTCCGACACCGTCTACTACCGGCAGCTCGTGCCCGGCCTGGCCGCAGCGCTGCAGTCCGCGCTGGCAGCCGGCGGCCTGG GTCTCTCTCTGCCTGGGTCGCATTACTTGTGCCGCTTTCAGGACAGGCTGATGTGGATATTGGTGCTAGAAAAAGGCTTCACATACTGTGGTGTTAACATTAAG GGGCTGGAACTGCAGGAAACATCCTGCCATGCTGCTGAAGCTCACAGAGTGGATGAAATTTTTGAAATGGCCTTTGAACATCAGGAGAACACAAGGATTCTGTCTCCCAATCCCCATTTTGGACACATCCTCACTCCCTGTACTGTTGTTCCTGTGCGGCTGTATTCTGATGCCAGGAGTGTGTTATCTGGAATAATTGATTCCCATGAGAATTTAAAGCACCTGAAAGATGATTTTGTTAAAGTGCTTGTATGGATGCTTGTCCAGTATTGTTATAAAAAATCCAAGACGTGGGAAAGCCCAGGCAGTGCCAACAAGAGCAAACAAGGATCATTTCCAGAAAATCAGCATAGTGGTGCAGTGAAAGGATCCAGAGCTCTGAGGGAAGAAGACAGCTTTAGTGTTGATACGGTGGAGGACTGGACTGATGATAGTGACATTTTTGATTTTGAACCCAGTAGCAGAACAAGAGACAGAAAAGAGCCCAGGCAGTTGGGACTGACACCAAAAGTGCACCTGTCTATTCCAGGGTCTATAGAAACACAGAGCCAAGATTTCCTACAAGAAATGTCACCAGAAGATAAATTGAACAGGGCTGTGGTGCTTGGGCTGCCTGCTGTGGACAAAGGGAAACAGCCAGAAGTTTTACCTCGTGTCGAATTCAGTTGCTCTTACTCGGAGCTGCTGAGCATCCCTGAAGAATGGAGAACAGCGCCAGTGCCTTCGTCCAAAGTCAGTGAAATGAGGCAGAGGTTTCCAGAGGAATGGTACCACTTTGTTTTGAGCCAACTGGACTTTTTTCATCTGAAAGAGAAGCCTTCCAGTTTACTCACAGACCTTATGAAAGATAAAGCTCTGAAAGACCTGTACATCCACGGGGTGCTGTCGTGTTTCTTTGGTCTGTTTGGCCTGGATAACGCCGTGCCTGCCCCTCGCCACGTCTTCAGGGCATACACTGGTGGCATTCCCTGGTCGGCTGGCTTGGACTGGCTAACAGGCAAGCCAGAGCTCTTCCAGCTGGCATTAAAAGCATTCAG GTACACCTTTAAACTTATGCTGGACAAAGCCAGCCTGGGCCCAGTGGAGAACTTCAAAGAGCTGGTGAATTACCTGCAGGAATACGAGAGCGATTGGTACATTGGCCTGGTGTCAGACCTGGAGTGGCAGCAAGCAGttctgcaggaaaagccatACCTGTTCTCACTGGGGCATGACCCAAGCATG GGAATTTACACAGGGCGAGTGCTCACTCTGCAGGAGTTGCTAGTCCAGGTGGGAAAGCTCAATGCTGAAGCTGTGCGAGGCCAGTGGGCCAACCTGTCCTGGGAGCTGCTCTATGCCACCAACGATGACGAGGAGCGCTACAGCATCCAGGCACACCCGGCCCTGCTGCGCAACCTGACCGTGCAGGCGGCCGACCCGCCCCTGGGCTACCCCGTCTACTCCtcgcagctcctgcagctgcctctctTCTAG
- the PCNX4 gene encoding pecanex-like protein 4 isoform X2 has protein sequence MRMGPDVPLLNDYKQEFFLKRFPQTVLGGPRFKLGYCAPPYIYVNQIILFLTPWLWGGVGTLLYQLGVMKDFCTAALSGGLMFLTALALQMTNLYAKQKTVTVERMQIQNTLTDEDEFEFSSCVDSETVKFIIPGKKYIINTVFHSLLAGVLCGLGTWYLLPNRITLLYSNIGGTVVIFVFGWVTICIGEYSLIINTATETATFQALDTYEITALMRPFYIFVFIAVDLAHRLLVMFLISAGTAIASYFIPSPLGVILFMTGFGFILSLNLSEIGFAFKHTMISHLDSSKSKNPHRGLRIQFGRREFIFYVTVLTFALTEASLLHQFAGSSSFSQASPQAIASYILILLLVIMWILREIQRVYLFGVFRNPFYPKDVRTVAVFMEKQRRLMKVGVVRRILLTLVSPFAMIAFLSLDHSLQNLHSVSVSIGFTRMFRMVWQNTENALLDMVVVSAAQMLVFNPDLWWNRSLDTGIKLLLVGLLRDRLFQFLSKLHFAIAILLTSWTEKKQRRRSSAALIALNVAFFPVLLALVAISALLSSPLLPLFTLPVFLVGFPRPLRSWPGPTGGTACVCSDTVYYRQLVPGLAAALQSALAAGGLGLSLPGSHYLCRFQDRLMWILVLEKGFTYCGVNIKGLELQETSCHAAEAHRVDEIFEMAFEHQENTRILSPNPHFGHILTPCTVVPVRLYSDARSVLSGIIDSHENLKHLKDDFVKVLVWMLVQYCYKKSKTWESPGSANKSKQGSFPENQHSGAVKGSRALREEDSFSVDTVEDWTDDSDIFDFEPSSRTRDRKEPRQLGLTPKVHLSIPGSIETQSQDFLQEMSPEDKLNRAVVLGLPAVDKGKQPEVLPRVEFSCSYSELLSIPEEWRTAPVPSSKVSEMRQRFPEEWYHFVLSQLDFFHLKEKPSSLLTDLMKDKALKDLYIHGVLSCFFGLFGLDNAVPAPRHVFRAYTGGIPWSAGLDWLTGKPELFQLALKAFRYTFKLMLDKASLGPVENFKELVNYLQEYESDWYIGLVSDLEWQQAVLQEKPYLFSLGHDPSMGIYTGRVLTLQELLVQVGKLNAEAVRGQWANLSWELLYATNDDEERYSIQAHPALLRNLTVQAADPPLGYPVYSSQLLQLPLF, from the exons ATGAGGATGGGGCCAGATGTCCCCCTGCTCAATGACTACAAACAGGAGTTCTTCTTGAAGCGCTTCCCTCAGACTGTGCTGGGAGGTCCCCGGTTCAAATTAGGCTACTGTGCCCCTCCTTACATCTACGTGAACCAGATCATCCTTTTCCTGACACCATGGCTTTGGGGAGGAGTGGGAACACTCCTGTACCAGCTGGGAGTGATGAAGGACTTCTGCACCGCAGCGCTGTCAGGAGGACTCATGTTTCTTACTGCACTTGCTCTTCAGATGACAAACCTCTatgcaaagcagaaaacagtGACAgtagaaagaatgcaaattcaGAATACCCTGACAGATGAAGATGAGTTTGAATTTTCCAGCTGTGTAGATTCAGAGACAGTAAAATTTATTATTCCTGGCAAGAAGTACATAATCAACACTGTATTCCATTCCCTTCTGGCAGGGGTGTTGTGTGGGCTGGGAACTTGGTATTTGCTGCCAAACAGAATAACCTTGTTATATAGCAACATTGGAGGAACTGTTGTGATCTTTGTGTTTGGATGGGTGACCATATGTATAGGAGAGTATTCATTAATCATAAACACAGCCACTGAAACAGCCACTTTCCAAGCACTGGATACTTATGAAATCACTGCTCTTATGAGACCTTTCtacatttttgtctttattgCAGTGGATCTTGCACACAG GTTGTTAGTAATGTTTCTCATTTCTGCTGGAACAGCAATAGCATCGTATTTCATTCCCAGCCCCCTCGGTGTGATCCTCTTCATGACTGGATTTGGGTTCATACTGAGTCTTAACCTAAGTGAGATTGGGTTTGCCTTCAAACACACCATGATCAGCCATTTAGACTCCAGCAAATCTAAAAATCCTCACAGAGGTCTTAGAATACAATTTGGGAGGAGGGAATTCATTTTCTATGTGACTGTGTTGACATTTGCTCTCACAGAAGCGAGCCTGCTGCATCAATTTGCAGGCTCCTCATCATTTTCCCAAGCCAGTCCCCAGGCCATAGCAAGTTACATTCTGATCCTATTACTTGTAATTATGTGGATTCTTAGAGAGATTCAGAGAGTGTACTTGTTTGGAGTCTTCCGAAACCCCTTTTACCCAAAGGATGTCAGGACTGTGGCTGTGTTCATGGAGAAGCAAAGAAGGCTAATGAAAGTTGGTGTTGTCAGGAGGATTTTACTAACACTAG TGTCTCCGTTTGCTATGATAGCATTCCTGTCACTTGACCATTCGCTACAAAACCTGCATTCCGTGTCTGTTTCCATTGGATTCACAAGGATGTTTAGGATg GTCTGGCAGAATACAGAAAATGCCTTACTAGACATGGTGGTTGTGTCAGCAGCACAGATGTTGGTGTTTAATCCAGACCTGTGGTGGAACAGGAGCCTTGATACTGGAATCAAACTCTTGCTG GTTGGTCTCCTGCGGGATCGGCTGTTCCAGTTTCTGTCCAAGCTGCACTTTGCCATCGCCATCCTCCTGACCTCGTGGACGGAGAAGAAGCAGCGCCGCAGATCCAGCGCCGCCCTGATCGCACTCAACGTCGCCTTCTTCCCCGTCCTGCTGGCCCTGGTGGCCATCTCGGCGCTGCTTTCCTCGCCCCTGCTGCCGCTCTTCACCCTGCCCGTGTTCCTGGTGGGCTTCCCCCGGCCGCTGCGGAGCTGGCCGGGTCCCACGGGCGGCACCGCCTGCGTCTGCTCCGACACCGTCTACTACCGGCAGCTCGTGCCCGGCCTGGCCGCAGCGCTGCAGTCCGCGCTGGCAGCCGGCGGCCTGG GTCTCTCTCTGCCTGGGTCGCATTACTTGTGCCGCTTTCAGGACAGGCTGATGTGGATATTGGTGCTAGAAAAAGGCTTCACATACTGTGGTGTTAACATTAAG GGGCTGGAACTGCAGGAAACATCCTGCCATGCTGCTGAAGCTCACAGAGTGGATGAAATTTTTGAAATGGCCTTTGAACATCAGGAGAACACAAGGATTCTGTCTCCCAATCCCCATTTTGGACACATCCTCACTCCCTGTACTGTTGTTCCTGTGCGGCTGTATTCTGATGCCAGGAGTGTGTTATCTGGAATAATTGATTCCCATGAGAATTTAAAGCACCTGAAAGATGATTTTGTTAAAGTGCTTGTATGGATGCTTGTCCAGTATTGTTATAAAAAATCCAAGACGTGGGAAAGCCCAGGCAGTGCCAACAAGAGCAAACAAGGATCATTTCCAGAAAATCAGCATAGTGGTGCAGTGAAAGGATCCAGAGCTCTGAGGGAAGAAGACAGCTTTAGTGTTGATACGGTGGAGGACTGGACTGATGATAGTGACATTTTTGATTTTGAACCCAGTAGCAGAACAAGAGACAGAAAAGAGCCCAGGCAGTTGGGACTGACACCAAAAGTGCACCTGTCTATTCCAGGGTCTATAGAAACACAGAGCCAAGATTTCCTACAAGAAATGTCACCAGAAGATAAATTGAACAGGGCTGTGGTGCTTGGGCTGCCTGCTGTGGACAAAGGGAAACAGCCAGAAGTTTTACCTCGTGTCGAATTCAGTTGCTCTTACTCGGAGCTGCTGAGCATCCCTGAAGAATGGAGAACAGCGCCAGTGCCTTCGTCCAAAGTCAGTGAAATGAGGCAGAGGTTTCCAGAGGAATGGTACCACTTTGTTTTGAGCCAACTGGACTTTTTTCATCTGAAAGAGAAGCCTTCCAGTTTACTCACAGACCTTATGAAAGATAAAGCTCTGAAAGACCTGTACATCCACGGGGTGCTGTCGTGTTTCTTTGGTCTGTTTGGCCTGGATAACGCCGTGCCTGCCCCTCGCCACGTCTTCAGGGCATACACTGGTGGCATTCCCTGGTCGGCTGGCTTGGACTGGCTAACAGGCAAGCCAGAGCTCTTCCAGCTGGCATTAAAAGCATTCAG GTACACCTTTAAACTTATGCTGGACAAAGCCAGCCTGGGCCCAGTGGAGAACTTCAAAGAGCTGGTGAATTACCTGCAGGAATACGAGAGCGATTGGTACATTGGCCTGGTGTCAGACCTGGAGTGGCAGCAAGCAGttctgcaggaaaagccatACCTGTTCTCACTGGGGCATGACCCAAGCATG GGAATTTACACAGGGCGAGTGCTCACTCTGCAGGAGTTGCTAGTCCAGGTGGGAAAGCTCAATGCTGAAGCTGTGCGAGGCCAGTGGGCCAACCTGTCCTGGGAGCTGCTCTATGCCACCAACGATGACGAGGAGCGCTACAGCATCCAGGCACACCCGGCCCTGCTGCGCAACCTGACCGTGCAGGCGGCCGACCCGCCCCTGGGCTACCCCGTCTACTCCtcgcagctcctgcagctgcctctctTCTAG